The proteins below come from a single Stomoxys calcitrans chromosome 1, idStoCalc2.1, whole genome shotgun sequence genomic window:
- the LOC131994173 gene encoding uncharacterized protein LOC131994173 isoform X1, with protein sequence MENVTISYLNICEILIDNNSDIDVTVEVIANSNEGMTAEDVEVFTGFLKKNFFTKFKDRWQKARRIKTRFLDLNENWLKNVYKVCKYTANNEAPSCSNMVKRGRPAKAFEDCQPRTKRTKVQDFCENTSMVLISSAAKKSECLDKSIKAFTPEKALGLILDASLSKHQYEVLRSSAREIGFDIYPSYHQVLEAKKKCYPANVQVQESCSKVSLQQLLDHTVTRILMTKTENEVTELPNELQMFSKWGCDGSSGHSEYHQKFTDPNDSDKYMFLTSLVPLTLTERNNMSTMCWRNTEPSSTRFCRPLKFEFIQETAEVINSEVSRVNDEIKNLRNTVVELHSRNFNISHTLKLTMIDGKVATTISGSSSMAVCFICGAKPTEMNNLDAVILRKCSEEAVAFGISPLHARIKFMECILHISYRLSFKKWRTDSYTKIEMAANKAEIGKRLKLTLGINVDAVKQGMGTTNDGNTARRFFENPAKTADVIGIKEELIHRFKIILAAINCNAAVDTSKFHIYCMDTAKLFVDLYGWYYMPVTVHKILVHGSKIIAEAILPIGMLSEEAQEARNKDYRAYRLHHSRRIGRVATNEDVMHNLLLSSDPFINRFRSKLQIKKLEYDNDVKKLLKDYA encoded by the exons atggaaaatgtaacaatttcttatttaaatatttgcgaAATATTAATTGATAACAACAGTGATATTGATGTTACTGTCGAAGTCATTGCAAATAGCAATGAAGGAATGACTGCTGAGGATGTTGAAGTCTTTActggatttttgaaaaaaaacttttttacaaaGTTCAAAGATAGATGGCAAAAAGCAAGACGCATAAAAACCAGATTTCTTGATCTTAATGAAAATTGGCTGAAAAATGTCTACAAAGTGTGCAAATATACCGCAAACAATGAAGCACCAAGCtgttcaaatatggttaaacGTGGACGTCCAGCAAAAGCCTTCGAGGATTGCCAACCGCGAACAAAGAGGACAAAGGTACAAGATTTTTGTGAAAACACCTCAATGGTGTTGATATCGTCTGCCGCAAAAAAAAGTGAGTGTTTAGACAAATCCATTAAGGCGTTCACCCCGGAGAAGGCACTTGGGCTGATACTTGATGCTTCGTTGTCAAAGCATCAATATGAGGTTTTGCGCAGTTCAGCTAGAGAAATTGGATTCGACATTTACCCATCCTACCATCAGGTActggaagcaaaaaaaaaatgctatccTGCAAATGTTCAGGTGCAAGAAAGTTGTAGCAAAGTTTCTCTACAACAGTTATTAGATCATACAGTAACCAGGATTTTGATGACAAAAACCGAGAATGAGGTGACAGAACTCCCCAACGAACTGCAAATGTTCTCAAAATGGGGCTGTGACGGAAGTTCGGGACACAGTGAATACCATCAAAAATTCACAGATCCAAATGACTCCGATAAATATATGTTCTTAACGTCACTTGTTCCATTGACCCTCACAGAGCGTAATAATATGTCAACAATGTGCTGGAGAAATACAGAGCCATCATCAACTAGATTTTGCCGAccgttaaaatttgaatttatacaAGAAACAGCTGAAGTTATAAATTCAGAGGTCAGTCGTGTTAATgacgaaataaaaaatttaagaaatactgtCGTTGAATTGCATAGCAGAAACTTCAATATTTCTCACACACTGAAATTAACAATGATTGATGGGAAAGTAGCTACTACGATTTCTGGAAGTTCATCTATGGCGGTTTGCTTCATATGTGGAGCAAAGCCCACAGAAATGAATAATTTAGATGCGGTGATTTTGAGGAAATGTTCGGAAGAAGCAGTTGCGTTTGGTATTTCTCCCTTGCATGCGAGAATCAAATTTATGGAGTGCATTCTGCACATTTCTTACCGTCTAAGTTTCAAAAAATGGAGAACAGATAGTTACACAAAAATTGAAATGGCGGCAAATAAAGCTGAAATTGGGAAGAGATTAAAGTTGACACTGGGCATAAATGTGGACGCGGTGAAGCAAGGTATGGGCACAACAAACGATGGCAATACGGCAAGAAGGTTTTTCGAAAATCCAGCCAAAACTGCAGACGTAATTGGAATAAAAGAAGAGTTAATACAtagatttaaaattattttggccGCAATAAATTGTAATGCAGCAGTCGACACTagcaaatttcatatatattgcATGGATACTGCCAAGTTGTTTGTTGATCTCTATGGCTGGTACTACATGCCTGTAACTGTGCATAAGATTCTGGTGCATGGTAGCAAAATTATAGCAGAAGCTATTCTGCCAATAG GTATGCTGtccgaagaagctcaggaagcgAGGAATAAAGATTATAGAGCCTATAGATTACATCATTCGCGAAGAATTGGACGTGTAGCCACTAATGAAGATGTAATGCATAACCTTTTATTGTCTTCAGACCCATTTATAAATAGATTTCGCTCAAAGctgcaaatcaaaaaattggagtacgataatgatgttaaaaaattattaaaagactatgcttaa
- the LOC131994173 gene encoding uncharacterized protein LOC131994173 isoform X2, producing the protein MTAEDVEVFTGFLKKNFFTKFKDRWQKARRIKTRFLDLNENWLKNVYKVCKYTANNEAPSCSNMVKRGRPAKAFEDCQPRTKRTKVQDFCENTSMVLISSAAKKSECLDKSIKAFTPEKALGLILDASLSKHQYEVLRSSAREIGFDIYPSYHQVLEAKKKCYPANVQVQESCSKVSLQQLLDHTVTRILMTKTENEVTELPNELQMFSKWGCDGSSGHSEYHQKFTDPNDSDKYMFLTSLVPLTLTERNNMSTMCWRNTEPSSTRFCRPLKFEFIQETAEVINSEVSRVNDEIKNLRNTVVELHSRNFNISHTLKLTMIDGKVATTISGSSSMAVCFICGAKPTEMNNLDAVILRKCSEEAVAFGISPLHARIKFMECILHISYRLSFKKWRTDSYTKIEMAANKAEIGKRLKLTLGINVDAVKQGMGTTNDGNTARRFFENPAKTADVIGIKEELIHRFKIILAAINCNAAVDTSKFHIYCMDTAKLFVDLYGWYYMPVTVHKILVHGSKIIAEAILPIGMLSEEAQEARNKDYRAYRLHHSRRIGRVATNEDVMHNLLLSSDPFINRFRSKLQIKKLEYDNDVKKLLKDYA; encoded by the exons ATGACTGCTGAGGATGTTGAAGTCTTTActggatttttgaaaaaaaacttttttacaaaGTTCAAAGATAGATGGCAAAAAGCAAGACGCATAAAAACCAGATTTCTTGATCTTAATGAAAATTGGCTGAAAAATGTCTACAAAGTGTGCAAATATACCGCAAACAATGAAGCACCAAGCtgttcaaatatggttaaacGTGGACGTCCAGCAAAAGCCTTCGAGGATTGCCAACCGCGAACAAAGAGGACAAAGGTACAAGATTTTTGTGAAAACACCTCAATGGTGTTGATATCGTCTGCCGCAAAAAAAAGTGAGTGTTTAGACAAATCCATTAAGGCGTTCACCCCGGAGAAGGCACTTGGGCTGATACTTGATGCTTCGTTGTCAAAGCATCAATATGAGGTTTTGCGCAGTTCAGCTAGAGAAATTGGATTCGACATTTACCCATCCTACCATCAGGTActggaagcaaaaaaaaaatgctatccTGCAAATGTTCAGGTGCAAGAAAGTTGTAGCAAAGTTTCTCTACAACAGTTATTAGATCATACAGTAACCAGGATTTTGATGACAAAAACCGAGAATGAGGTGACAGAACTCCCCAACGAACTGCAAATGTTCTCAAAATGGGGCTGTGACGGAAGTTCGGGACACAGTGAATACCATCAAAAATTCACAGATCCAAATGACTCCGATAAATATATGTTCTTAACGTCACTTGTTCCATTGACCCTCACAGAGCGTAATAATATGTCAACAATGTGCTGGAGAAATACAGAGCCATCATCAACTAGATTTTGCCGAccgttaaaatttgaatttatacaAGAAACAGCTGAAGTTATAAATTCAGAGGTCAGTCGTGTTAATgacgaaataaaaaatttaagaaatactgtCGTTGAATTGCATAGCAGAAACTTCAATATTTCTCACACACTGAAATTAACAATGATTGATGGGAAAGTAGCTACTACGATTTCTGGAAGTTCATCTATGGCGGTTTGCTTCATATGTGGAGCAAAGCCCACAGAAATGAATAATTTAGATGCGGTGATTTTGAGGAAATGTTCGGAAGAAGCAGTTGCGTTTGGTATTTCTCCCTTGCATGCGAGAATCAAATTTATGGAGTGCATTCTGCACATTTCTTACCGTCTAAGTTTCAAAAAATGGAGAACAGATAGTTACACAAAAATTGAAATGGCGGCAAATAAAGCTGAAATTGGGAAGAGATTAAAGTTGACACTGGGCATAAATGTGGACGCGGTGAAGCAAGGTATGGGCACAACAAACGATGGCAATACGGCAAGAAGGTTTTTCGAAAATCCAGCCAAAACTGCAGACGTAATTGGAATAAAAGAAGAGTTAATACAtagatttaaaattattttggccGCAATAAATTGTAATGCAGCAGTCGACACTagcaaatttcatatatattgcATGGATACTGCCAAGTTGTTTGTTGATCTCTATGGCTGGTACTACATGCCTGTAACTGTGCATAAGATTCTGGTGCATGGTAGCAAAATTATAGCAGAAGCTATTCTGCCAATAG GTATGCTGtccgaagaagctcaggaagcgAGGAATAAAGATTATAGAGCCTATAGATTACATCATTCGCGAAGAATTGGACGTGTAGCCACTAATGAAGATGTAATGCATAACCTTTTATTGTCTTCAGACCCATTTATAAATAGATTTCGCTCAAAGctgcaaatcaaaaaattggagtacgataatgatgttaaaaaattattaaaagactatgcttaa